The Ammoniphilus sp. CFH 90114 genome contains a region encoding:
- a CDS encoding S8 family serine peptidase gives MLRTSWLLAICSIVTISTVHANPSTLPSDPYVNSQHYHQQINTTAAWQEIRENTDITIAILDTGVDVDHPDLKANLVQGYNLVQPDKPPHDDHGHGTATAGILGAVGDNGIGVTGVLWNAKMMPIKILDNKGGGDAGRVAKGIRLAVDKGAKIILLSLGDPIYSTEMEKAIQYAEDKGVLLIAATGNDSSTVSYPAAFPTVLSVSAVDAYNIPLSYANRGPEVDVVAPGHHIYSTAKDGKYAYVSGTSMAAPQVAGMAALLLKKAPSLTPLEVRMIIRASTEGVDTKGWNPNTGYGLVNVQKALSLVDSDPIDLYEPNQTIEQVASLPFVGQTQALIGKTDPVDWYQIELPYQGKFQLQTRSLTGKENVLQIEIYNGEKKKVSSGLNRWEGTLKGGTYHFRVMDTGETPSFPYHIDTSFSVGADPYEDNDTKAKASKVPISQQQLIRGTFHKRADVDWFVADYLWPGKLEVEVKTDTIRMDSVLTIEQVGKTIEKVDHGSVSNGQSERWSKTVDPGKFYFALQEYYGNAVNGQYELQIRYETSDTSAFRDIQDHWARTSIEDLVSRKMIQGYPDYTFRPNHNITRAGAAAVLQNVLQLPTSRATSTYQDLKKDHWVYSAIASLGERGIFKGVASERIFPDQPLTRAELAVLLYQARYGTEQPEQIKSKQEFTDVLRGHWAYPYIMKMAELQHIQGFQDGSFQPERQTTRAEFAVLVRNMWYPAQ, from the coding sequence ATGCTTCGAACATCCTGGCTTCTTGCCATCTGTAGCATCGTTACAATATCTACTGTCCATGCCAATCCATCTACTCTTCCATCTGATCCCTATGTTAATAGTCAACACTACCATCAACAGATTAATACGACGGCTGCTTGGCAGGAGATTCGAGAAAATACTGATATTACGATTGCTATTCTTGATACAGGGGTGGATGTGGATCATCCAGACCTTAAAGCTAACCTGGTTCAAGGCTACAATCTGGTTCAACCTGACAAGCCGCCTCATGACGATCACGGACATGGAACAGCTACCGCCGGGATCCTAGGCGCTGTGGGCGATAATGGCATTGGGGTTACAGGAGTACTGTGGAATGCGAAAATGATGCCGATTAAGATCCTAGACAATAAAGGTGGAGGAGACGCGGGTCGTGTGGCTAAGGGAATACGCTTGGCTGTGGATAAGGGGGCCAAGATCATCTTGCTATCCTTGGGTGATCCCATCTACTCTACAGAGATGGAGAAAGCGATCCAGTATGCAGAGGACAAGGGAGTTCTCCTGATTGCGGCAACGGGGAACGATTCGAGTACCGTGAGCTACCCTGCCGCTTTTCCGACCGTGTTAAGTGTGAGTGCGGTAGATGCTTACAACATTCCTCTTTCCTATGCCAATCGTGGTCCGGAAGTAGACGTGGTAGCTCCAGGCCATCATATTTACTCTACGGCTAAAGATGGGAAGTACGCCTATGTTTCAGGGACTTCTATGGCTGCTCCACAGGTAGCAGGAATGGCTGCCTTACTGTTAAAGAAGGCCCCCTCTCTAACCCCACTAGAGGTTCGCATGATCATTCGAGCTTCGACTGAGGGGGTTGACACTAAAGGCTGGAATCCTAACACTGGATATGGACTCGTGAATGTACAGAAGGCCCTATCTCTGGTGGATAGTGATCCTATTGATTTATATGAACCGAATCAAACGATAGAACAAGTGGCGTCCCTCCCCTTCGTCGGCCAGACTCAGGCGCTAATCGGAAAAACGGATCCAGTAGACTGGTATCAAATTGAGCTTCCCTATCAGGGAAAGTTCCAACTCCAGACCCGGTCATTGACAGGAAAAGAGAATGTGCTGCAAATCGAAATCTATAATGGGGAGAAGAAAAAAGTATCGTCAGGGTTAAATCGCTGGGAGGGAACTTTAAAAGGTGGGACCTATCATTTCAGAGTAATGGATACCGGCGAGACCCCTTCTTTTCCTTATCATATCGATACCTCTTTTTCCGTCGGAGCTGATCCCTACGAAGATAATGATACGAAAGCGAAAGCTTCAAAAGTACCCATAAGTCAACAACAACTTATTAGAGGGACTTTTCATAAAAGAGCGGATGTGGATTGGTTCGTTGCGGATTATCTTTGGCCTGGGAAGCTCGAGGTGGAAGTGAAGACCGATACCATTCGGATGGATTCGGTGCTCACCATTGAGCAAGTTGGGAAAACGATAGAAAAGGTCGATCATGGTTCTGTTTCAAATGGACAGTCTGAGAGATGGTCGAAGACGGTTGATCCGGGTAAATTTTATTTTGCTTTACAAGAGTATTATGGAAATGCCGTTAATGGGCAGTATGAGCTGCAGATTCGGTATGAGACGTCGGATACAAGTGCTTTCCGTGATATTCAGGACCATTGGGCTAGGACGTCTATAGAAGATTTAGTGTCTCGAAAAATGATCCAGGGTTACCCAGATTATACCTTTCGGCCTAATCATAACATTACGAGAGCGGGAGCCGCTGCTGTGCTGCAAAATGTCCTTCAGCTGCCCACTTCAAGAGCAACAAGCACTTACCAGGATCTGAAAAAAGACCATTGGGTCTATTCGGCTATTGCTTCGCTTGGAGAGAGGGGAATTTTCAAAGGCGTAGCGAGTGAACGAATCTTTCCGGACCAGCCCTTGACCCGTGCGGAGTTGGCCGTACTCTTATACCAAGCCAGATACGGAACAGAGCAACCTGAGCAGATCAAAAGTAAGCAAGA
- a CDS encoding S41 family peptidase — MRYNMKFLSIILSLNIGFTSLAYSEEGGDMDKRRILEVYDLIQEFHVNNPFTRDTVTGAISGMIQSIDDPHTSYYTEENLLTFIKSLEGIYSGIGVSIREKDGAFFVQQVYGDSPAMISQLQKDDKILEINEENVTGRTLNWLKWKIIDGEGSEVRLKLKRGETIFNVDIFKGKFQLPTVEARIFENQTGYIRVETFSESSVDRFAKELERLRNIGVRALIIDLRDNPGGELESARKFASYFISEGTLYYVRNKHAYEHFYKMEMGKDLELPLVVLVNKNSASASELVTAVFKDYDKATIIGTPTSGKGTLQELFPLKTGGYLKLTIEEYFSPNLMPVHRVGVTPHIFVKDPEEQLQAALYVLRSENSLRFGSSGQILINEKEDRSSNPAAILENHEWYLSIRKLAYLFNGEVSYDKSINSIRLKIGEDSHRWKPIEHKGLLIRNGAAYLSIKDIEENYPELEKKEIGEFIVIKTKKAKKKVVL, encoded by the coding sequence GTGAGATATAATATGAAGTTTTTGTCTATTATACTTTCTCTTAATATAGGCTTTACGAGTCTAGCTTATTCTGAAGAAGGAGGAGATATGGACAAGAGGAGAATACTGGAAGTTTATGATCTTATCCAGGAGTTTCATGTCAACAATCCTTTCACTAGAGACACCGTAACTGGTGCAATTTCAGGAATGATTCAATCTATTGATGATCCTCATACTAGTTACTATACAGAGGAGAACTTACTGACTTTTATTAAATCATTAGAGGGTATTTATTCGGGTATTGGAGTTTCAATAAGGGAGAAAGATGGAGCCTTTTTTGTCCAGCAAGTTTATGGTGATTCACCAGCTATGATATCCCAACTCCAAAAAGATGATAAAATCCTTGAGATAAATGAAGAGAATGTTACAGGTCGAACATTAAATTGGTTAAAATGGAAAATTATAGATGGAGAAGGATCTGAGGTTAGATTAAAGTTGAAAAGAGGAGAAACGATTTTTAATGTGGATATTTTTAAGGGGAAGTTTCAATTGCCTACAGTTGAAGCAAGAATATTTGAAAACCAAACTGGATATATCCGTGTAGAAACGTTTTCCGAATCGTCTGTAGACCGATTTGCCAAAGAACTAGAACGCTTACGGAATATAGGGGTTAGGGCATTAATCATTGACCTGCGTGACAACCCAGGGGGGGAGTTAGAGTCTGCTAGGAAATTTGCATCCTACTTTATCTCAGAAGGGACACTCTACTACGTTCGAAATAAACATGCGTATGAACATTTTTACAAAATGGAGATGGGAAAGGATTTAGAATTACCTCTAGTTGTACTTGTTAACAAGAATTCAGCCAGCGCATCAGAGCTAGTAACTGCAGTTTTTAAGGATTACGATAAGGCGACTATAATAGGAACTCCTACTTCTGGAAAAGGAACGTTGCAGGAGTTGTTTCCCTTAAAAACTGGCGGCTATTTAAAACTAACAATTGAGGAATACTTTTCACCAAACCTCATGCCTGTTCACCGAGTAGGAGTAACACCCCATATCTTTGTCAAGGATCCGGAGGAGCAGCTCCAGGCAGCTTTATACGTTCTAAGATCAGAAAATTCCTTAAGATTTGGGTCTTCAGGTCAAATTCTAATAAACGAGAAGGAAGATCGTAGTTCCAATCCGGCTGCGATATTAGAAAACCATGAATGGTATCTCTCGATTCGCAAGTTAGCTTACCTCTTTAATGGAGAAGTTTCCTACGATAAAAGTATTAATTCAATTAGATTGAAGATTGGTGAGGATAGTCACCGTTGGAAGCCCATCGAGCATAAGGGATTGCTTATAAGGAATGGTGCCGCATATCTTTCCATTAAGGATATAGAAGAGAATTATCCTGAATTAGAGAAGAAAGAAATTGGAGAATTTATTGTGATCAAAACCAAGAAGGCTAAGAAAAAGGTAGTATTATAG
- a CDS encoding S41 family peptidase translates to MLHRYRRSILHILCISFIFSSFETFAAEEKDPNRSKLIEVYDMISQYHIKEIPKDEVSTAAIWGMIDALGDPHTAYFTDRDFQEFIASMEGTYNGIGVVVGQEHNGSITIRQVYENSPAKRAGLQPGDRLMEIDGKRVIDQSIETVLNKLRGDAGSKIQMRFMSTDHLYEVELIRERIEVPIVQSSMLEGQTGYIQLSSFSQESSQLFKERLDKLIQEGAKSFVIDLRDNPGGFLDSAVSMSSFFIKEGPVLHVRNKNDNQMTISVENGVDFPFPLALLVNEYSASAAEVLAAVLKEYGKATLIGARTFGKGTVQEVIPLKSGGFLKLTLEEYFTPKRNRMDHTGVSPHIQVGDTGEQFQAALYVLRERNVLTLKSSEDVLINYKADRSGTPAAIYEDGKWFVSARKLAYLFHGEISYDQEIRKVRLKISGDEYLWSLEGRALVRKGTFYLPIEVVLNHYIGLEKINAGDHITLQLRK, encoded by the coding sequence ATGTTACATAGGTACAGAAGGAGTATCCTTCATATACTCTGTATCAGTTTCATTTTTTCTTCATTTGAGACTTTTGCAGCTGAAGAAAAGGATCCGAATCGAAGTAAGCTCATTGAAGTCTATGATATGATTAGCCAATATCATATCAAGGAAATACCGAAGGATGAGGTCTCCACAGCGGCCATCTGGGGTATGATTGATGCATTGGGTGATCCGCATACGGCGTATTTTACGGACCGTGACTTTCAGGAATTTATAGCATCAATGGAGGGAACCTATAACGGCATTGGAGTGGTTGTAGGTCAGGAACATAATGGTTCAATTACCATCCGTCAGGTATATGAGAATTCACCTGCTAAAAGGGCAGGACTCCAGCCAGGGGATCGTTTGATGGAGATCGACGGAAAAAGGGTAATTGACCAGTCAATTGAAACGGTTTTGAATAAGTTGAGAGGAGACGCAGGCTCTAAAATTCAGATGAGATTCATGAGTACTGATCATCTCTATGAAGTAGAGCTCATTCGAGAAAGGATAGAGGTGCCAATTGTTCAATCTTCGATGTTGGAAGGACAGACCGGATACATCCAACTCTCCAGTTTTTCACAAGAATCAAGCCAGTTGTTTAAGGAGAGACTTGACAAGCTAATTCAAGAAGGAGCAAAGTCTTTTGTTATCGACCTGAGAGATAATCCAGGTGGATTTCTTGATTCCGCTGTCTCCATGTCTTCTTTCTTTATTAAAGAGGGGCCAGTACTTCATGTCAGAAATAAAAATGATAATCAAATGACTATTAGTGTTGAGAATGGTGTGGATTTCCCTTTCCCACTTGCGTTGCTGGTTAATGAGTATTCAGCAAGTGCCGCGGAGGTTTTGGCTGCGGTACTCAAGGAGTATGGCAAGGCAACCCTTATTGGAGCTCGAACATTTGGCAAGGGGACAGTGCAAGAGGTGATTCCGCTTAAATCAGGTGGCTTTCTTAAATTGACGTTGGAAGAATACTTTACGCCTAAGCGCAATAGAATGGATCACACCGGAGTATCCCCACACATTCAAGTTGGAGATACAGGAGAGCAATTTCAAGCGGCCTTGTACGTTTTAAGAGAAAGAAATGTATTAACACTTAAGTCTTCGGAGGACGTTTTGATTAATTATAAAGCAGATAGGAGTGGCACACCTGCCGCTATATATGAAGATGGCAAATGGTTTGTTTCTGCACGGAAATTAGCCTATCTGTTTCATGGTGAAATTTCTTATGATCAAGAGATACGGAAGGTACGCTTGAAAATAAGTGGAGATGAGTATTTATGGTCTTTGGAAGGACGTGCACTCGTTCGAAAAGGAACATTCTACTTGCCGATAGAGGTGGTATTAAACCACTATATTGGATTAGAAAAAATAAACGCTGGCGATCATATTACACTTCAACTAAGGAAATAA